A single genomic interval of Phycisphaeraceae bacterium harbors:
- a CDS encoding phage integrase SAM-like domain-containing protein, whose translation MASVTTRPNGSRFISFRSPSGAMRHITLGKMPRRYADALRVRIEDLLAAMLLHHAPSDETSRWLKALNDRIYDKLVAVELAPERQSTTIGMQIERYIEEGRDRLKPGSLQKLEQTGTKLRAFFGADTSLRKITPDQASAWRRWLKELGLSEAAIRTHCGNAKTIVGEAVRRKAVDADPFAELASGATASRYTRYITPDEIARVIDACPDDEWRLLFGLARYAGLRVSSESHLLTWADVDFNRGRLVVRSPKTERWEGHGERVVPITAPLMALLQARFDSCPEGEERLITMNGKGALIKPVRRIWARAGVEPWQRLWQTLRSSCEKEWAMSFPQFAVSKWIGHSIEVSGRHYANAVPDELYDKAAHSAQRQAQRDLQETSGSVRKLVESA comes from the coding sequence ATGGCAAGCGTCACGACACGACCCAACGGCAGTCGTTTCATCTCCTTTCGAAGCCCTTCGGGAGCGATGCGGCATATCACGCTCGGCAAGATGCCGAGGCGGTATGCCGACGCGCTCAGGGTCAGGATTGAGGACCTTCTCGCGGCCATGCTGCTTCACCATGCGCCCTCTGACGAAACCTCCCGCTGGTTGAAGGCGCTCAATGACCGGATCTACGACAAGCTGGTCGCCGTGGAGTTGGCGCCCGAGCGGCAGTCGACCACGATCGGCATGCAGATCGAGCGCTACATCGAGGAGGGCCGGGATCGTCTCAAGCCCGGCAGTCTCCAGAAACTGGAACAGACCGGAACGAAACTGCGAGCGTTCTTCGGAGCCGACACGTCGCTTCGGAAGATCACCCCTGATCAGGCCTCGGCGTGGCGTCGCTGGCTCAAGGAACTCGGTCTCTCCGAGGCAGCGATCCGGACCCACTGCGGAAACGCGAAGACGATCGTGGGCGAGGCGGTACGCCGCAAGGCGGTCGACGCGGACCCGTTCGCTGAGCTCGCGTCCGGAGCCACGGCAAGCCGCTACACGCGGTACATCACCCCTGACGAGATCGCCCGCGTCATCGATGCCTGTCCAGACGACGAGTGGCGACTTCTCTTTGGTCTCGCTCGGTACGCGGGCCTGCGAGTCTCCAGTGAGTCGCACCTGCTCACCTGGGCCGACGTCGACTTCAATCGGGGACGCCTTGTCGTGCGAAGCCCCAAGACCGAGCGGTGGGAAGGTCATGGCGAGCGCGTGGTGCCAATCACGGCGCCGCTCATGGCGCTCCTGCAGGCACGGTTCGACTCCTGTCCCGAAGGTGAAGAGCGATTGATCACCATGAATGGGAAGGGAGCCCTGATCAAACCCGTGCGACGCATCTGGGCCCGAGCTGGCGTCGAGCCTTGGCAGCGGCTCTGGCAAACGCTGCGCTCGAGCTGCGAGAAGGAATGGGCCATGAGCTTCCCGCAGTTCGCCGTGAGCAAGTGGATCGGTCACAGCATCGAAGTGAGCGGACGGCACTACGCCAACGCCGTCCCCGATGAGCTCTACGACAAGGCCGCGCACAGCGCGCAGCGCCAGGCGCAGCGCGATCTGCAAGAAACGAGCGGAAGCGTCCGGAAGCTCGTCGAGAGCGCATGA
- the nadD gene encoding nicotinate (nicotinamide) nucleotide adenylyltransferase — translation MHPAADFPRRTPAGPATTIDLKCSPAPPGASPPLILFGGTFDPIHLRHIELAELARDLLGASEVLFMVAQVNPQRVATPPAPVNARMDMVRRAIEGRRALSASDLEAQRQGPSFTVDTLRALRAGGETRPIRLLIGSDQALNFRSWREPEAILTMATPAVVLRPPLSRADFEREAVKRHEPRLLEWLLPIEPVECSSSEARRRLAAGEPVDDLLPRAVVDYLADRPLYRGA, via the coding sequence ATGCATCCTGCAGCGGACTTCCCGCGGCGCACGCCCGCAGGACCTGCGACGACCATCGACCTGAAGTGCTCCCCGGCGCCGCCGGGCGCATCGCCCCCGCTCATCCTCTTTGGCGGCACCTTCGATCCCATCCATCTGAGGCACATCGAGCTCGCAGAGCTGGCGAGGGACCTTCTTGGCGCGAGCGAGGTCCTTTTCATGGTGGCGCAGGTGAATCCGCAGCGGGTCGCCACGCCTCCCGCGCCGGTCAACGCACGAATGGACATGGTCCGCCGAGCCATCGAGGGGCGCCGGGCGCTCTCCGCGAGTGATCTCGAAGCGCAGCGGCAGGGACCGAGCTTTACCGTGGACACGCTTCGAGCCCTGCGCGCCGGTGGCGAGACGCGCCCCATCCGCCTCCTCATCGGCAGCGACCAGGCCCTCAACTTCCGATCGTGGCGGGAGCCCGAGGCGATCCTCACCATGGCCACGCCCGCAGTCGTCCTTCGCCCCCCGCTGTCGCGCGCCGACTTCGAGCGCGAGGCTGTGAAGCGGCATGAGCCCCGGCTTCTCGAGTGGCTTCTCCCCATCGAGCCTGTCGAGTGTTCAAGCTCCGAGGCGCGACGCCGCCTCGCCGCAGGTGAGCCAGTTGACGATCTGCTGCCCCGCGCCGTGGTCGACTATCTCGCGGATCGGCCGCTCTATCGGGGCGCATAG
- a CDS encoding DUF3987 domain-containing protein — MLAHPPRRAKRWTEAELDPMTEGAVMTLFDRLYALEADRDADGDPAPRLVPLDSGAKAAWIDFVNEHGQEQLALVGEEAAAWSKLEGYAARLALVVHLARAAAEDPTLTDADTIDAASIASGVRLSRWFASEARRVYATLAADDQELQTRQMIELLERQDGPVTPREWQRLRSLKKRAEAVAELDALAAAGLGAWHDALPGTKGGRPTRRFALAGVMRASDETSPPATKPRGQKTAS, encoded by the coding sequence TTGCTGGCGCACCCGCCGCGGCGGGCGAAGCGATGGACGGAAGCGGAGCTCGATCCGATGACCGAGGGCGCGGTCATGACGCTCTTCGATCGACTCTACGCGCTGGAGGCGGATCGCGACGCAGATGGCGATCCGGCGCCCCGATTGGTGCCCCTCGACTCAGGGGCGAAGGCCGCGTGGATTGACTTCGTGAACGAACATGGCCAGGAGCAGCTCGCCTTGGTTGGCGAGGAGGCCGCAGCGTGGAGCAAGCTCGAGGGGTATGCGGCGCGGCTTGCGCTCGTGGTGCACCTGGCCCGTGCGGCGGCTGAGGACCCCACGCTCACCGACGCCGACACCATCGATGCCGCGAGCATCGCCTCGGGCGTGCGGCTCTCGCGCTGGTTCGCGTCGGAGGCCCGGCGCGTCTACGCCACGCTCGCCGCCGATGACCAGGAGCTCCAGACGCGGCAGATGATCGAGCTGCTCGAGCGCCAGGATGGCCCCGTCACGCCACGGGAATGGCAGCGGCTGCGTTCACTCAAGAAACGGGCGGAGGCCGTGGCGGAGCTGGACGCTCTGGCTGCGGCAGGGCTCGGGGCCTGGCACGACGCACTACCCGGGACCAAGGGTGGCCGCCCCACGCGGCGGTTTGCGCTGGCAGGAGTAATGCGCGCCTCTGACGAAACCTCCCCTCCGGCGACGAAACCTCGGGGCCAGAAAACGGCCTCCTGA